The Buttiauxella selenatireducens genome has a window encoding:
- the glsA gene encoding glutaminase A, whose amino-acid sequence MKIKLLAASVLSISFLFSATTLAQSAPDYTALITQAHQKYKNNNDGKVADYIPALATYSPQNFAITIATVDGKIYQVGDVKKAFPMESLSKVFTMALAMEQHGPQEVLDKLGANATGLPFNSGLAVELTKGAPENPLVNAGAMSTVSLIEAKDKTDRWNKILNNLNAWADASLTVNEPVFKSEMETNQHNQALAQLMDSYNSFYGDTREAVEIYTRQCSVDVTVEQLAKMGAVLANKGKSPYNGKQLLNEKYVPQVLAEMAIAGLYDGSGKWLYTVGIPAKSGVGGGMVAVVPGEYAIAVYSPPLDSAGNSVRAQQTIEYVAQATRSNLFLAK is encoded by the coding sequence GTGAAAATAAAACTATTAGCAGCAAGTGTGTTATCGATCAGTTTCTTATTCAGCGCCACAACACTTGCGCAATCCGCGCCAGATTACACCGCACTCATCACGCAGGCGCATCAAAAATATAAAAACAATAACGACGGAAAAGTCGCTGACTATATCCCAGCACTTGCCACCTACAGTCCACAAAATTTTGCCATCACCATCGCCACGGTGGACGGCAAAATTTACCAGGTCGGTGATGTTAAAAAAGCCTTCCCCATGGAGTCCCTGAGCAAGGTATTTACGATGGCGCTCGCCATGGAACAACACGGGCCACAAGAGGTTCTGGATAAACTCGGTGCCAATGCCACCGGGCTGCCGTTCAACTCAGGTTTAGCCGTGGAGCTGACAAAAGGCGCGCCGGAGAACCCGCTGGTGAATGCGGGTGCGATGAGCACCGTGAGCCTGATTGAAGCAAAAGATAAAACCGACCGCTGGAACAAAATTCTCAACAACCTGAACGCGTGGGCGGATGCTTCGTTAACCGTCAACGAACCGGTATTCAAATCAGAAATGGAGACCAACCAGCACAACCAGGCACTGGCGCAATTAATGGACTCCTATAACAGTTTCTATGGCGATACACGCGAAGCCGTTGAAATTTATACCCGCCAGTGTTCCGTCGATGTCACCGTCGAACAGCTCGCCAAAATGGGGGCCGTCCTCGCCAATAAAGGCAAATCGCCTTACAACGGAAAGCAGCTGTTAAACGAAAAATATGTTCCGCAAGTGTTGGCGGAAATGGCTATTGCCGGGCTGTATGACGGCAGCGGCAAATGGCTTTATACCGTCGGTATTCCGGCGAAAAGCGGTGTGGGTGGCGGCATGGTCGCCGTGGTTCCAGGGGAATATGCCATCGCCGTGTACTCTCCGCCGCTGGATTCCGCAGGTAACAGCGTGCGCGCCCAGCAAACCATTGAATATGTTGCGCAAGCGACACGGTCTAATCTCTTTTTAGCAAAATAA
- the glmL gene encoding methylaspartate mutase accessory protein GlmL: MQIVSVDIGSTWTKAALFAREGDALTLVNHVLTPTTTHHLADGFFNSLNKVLNVSDARPLLNSGEVTLKYSSSAKGGLAVAAMGLVPSITLESAKVTAHSAGAKIAQYYSYKLNRHDIKALETSPPDILLFTGGTDGGEESYGLANAHALAESNLDCAIIYAGNRDIQDDIQSILGHKDLTTVDNILPDLDHPNPYAARQAICDLFLSRIVKGKGLDVIVGETGEEPMPTPWTVYELAKAISDSDSAWKEFMLIDMGGATTDVYSTSANNLSPDTVLHGVPEPFVKRTVEGDLGMRVSAMVVGDSTQELVNVVFAHQPQRQEAFYRYLQHLAAQPDYLPCNEEERYFDTVLAGLCVGYASERHAGTKKQVCTCVGSVDLQMGRDLTTVRRVIGSGGWLSRASQFDIHNWMKYRELDDDGRRILLPTQFEYYRDSKGLLPLLANVARLYPQLAARTSIQCLTL; the protein is encoded by the coding sequence ATGCAAATCGTCTCTGTCGACATCGGCTCGACGTGGACCAAGGCAGCCCTCTTTGCTCGGGAGGGGGATGCGTTAACGTTGGTGAACCACGTCCTGACCCCAACCACCACGCACCATTTGGCTGACGGATTCTTTAACAGCCTGAATAAGGTGCTAAATGTTAGCGATGCTCGCCCACTGTTGAACAGCGGTGAAGTGACCCTGAAATACTCCTCATCAGCGAAAGGCGGTCTTGCCGTTGCCGCGATGGGGCTGGTGCCGTCAATCACTCTGGAATCAGCGAAAGTGACCGCCCACTCAGCGGGAGCGAAAATCGCGCAGTACTACTCGTACAAGCTCAATCGCCACGATATCAAGGCGCTGGAAACCTCACCTCCTGACATTCTGCTGTTTACCGGTGGAACCGACGGCGGTGAAGAAAGTTACGGTCTGGCCAACGCCCATGCGCTGGCGGAATCGAACCTGGATTGCGCCATTATCTACGCCGGAAACCGCGACATTCAGGACGATATCCAGTCGATTCTGGGGCATAAAGATCTGACCACGGTGGACAACATTCTGCCCGATCTCGATCACCCCAATCCTTATGCCGCCCGGCAGGCGATTTGCGATCTGTTTTTGTCCCGTATCGTCAAAGGAAAAGGTCTGGACGTCATCGTGGGGGAAACGGGCGAGGAGCCGATGCCGACGCCGTGGACCGTCTACGAGTTGGCGAAAGCGATCAGCGATTCCGACAGCGCGTGGAAGGAGTTCATGCTGATTGATATGGGCGGCGCGACGACCGATGTCTACTCCACCAGCGCAAATAACCTTTCTCCTGACACCGTGCTGCACGGCGTGCCTGAACCGTTCGTCAAACGCACCGTTGAGGGCGATTTGGGGATGCGCGTCTCTGCCATGGTGGTCGGTGACAGCACCCAGGAGCTGGTGAATGTGGTCTTCGCACATCAACCACAACGCCAGGAAGCTTTTTATCGCTATCTGCAACATCTGGCGGCTCAACCGGATTACCTGCCGTGTAACGAGGAAGAGCGGTATTTCGACACCGTACTGGCCGGACTGTGTGTCGGTTACGCCAGCGAACGCCATGCAGGCACCAAAAAACAGGTGTGTACCTGCGTGGGAAGCGTCGATTTGCAGATGGGACGCGACCTGACCACCGTTCGTCGAGTGATTGGCTCAGGCGGATGGCTATCCCGCGCCAGCCAGTTCGACATCCACAACTGGATGAAATACCGCGAACTTGACGACGACGGCAGACGCATTCTGTTACCCACCCAATTTGAATATTACCGCGATTCAAAAGGCTTGCTTCCGCTGCTGGCAAACGTCGCCAGGCTTTATCCGCAGCTTGCCGCTCGCACCAGCATTCAATGTTTAACCCTATAG
- a CDS encoding methylaspartate ammonia-lyase, with the protein MKIKQALFTAGYSSFYFDDQQAIKDGAGHDGFIYTGKPVTPGFTAVRQAGECVSVQLILENGAVAVGDCAAVQYSGAGGRDPLFLAENFIPFLNDHIKPLLEGRDVDAFLPNARFFDTLMIDGHLLHTAVRYGLSQALLDATALATGCIKAEVVCNEWQLPCVPEAIPLFGQSGDDRYIAVDKMILKGVDVLPHALINNVEEKLGFHGEKLREYVRWLSDRILKLRTSKSYQPTLHIDVYGTIGLIFDMDPVRCAEYIASLEKEAQGLPLYIEGPVDAGNKPDQILMLTAITNELTRLGSGVKIVADEWCNTYQDIVDFTDAGSCHMVQIKTPDLGGIHNIVDAVLYCNKHGMEAYQGGTCNETEISARTCVHVALAARPMRMLIKPGMGFDEGLNIVFNEMNRTIALLQTKD; encoded by the coding sequence ATGAAAATTAAACAAGCGCTTTTCACCGCAGGCTACTCCTCATTTTATTTTGACGATCAACAGGCCATTAAAGATGGTGCCGGTCACGACGGCTTCATTTATACCGGCAAACCCGTCACACCGGGTTTCACAGCCGTGCGTCAGGCGGGGGAATGCGTTTCGGTACAGCTGATTCTGGAAAATGGGGCGGTTGCTGTCGGTGACTGTGCAGCGGTGCAATATTCAGGGGCTGGCGGCCGCGATCCGCTGTTCCTTGCGGAAAACTTTATTCCGTTCCTCAACGACCATATCAAACCGTTGCTGGAAGGCCGTGATGTCGACGCGTTCCTGCCGAATGCGCGCTTTTTCGACACATTGATGATCGACGGGCATCTGCTTCATACCGCCGTTCGTTATGGTCTTTCTCAGGCGCTGCTCGATGCCACTGCGCTGGCTACAGGCTGTATCAAAGCGGAAGTGGTCTGTAACGAATGGCAGTTGCCATGTGTCCCGGAAGCGATTCCATTATTCGGCCAGAGCGGGGATGACCGCTATATCGCTGTCGATAAAATGATCCTGAAAGGTGTGGATGTCTTGCCGCATGCGCTGATCAACAACGTGGAGGAGAAGCTGGGCTTCCATGGCGAAAAACTGCGCGAATACGTGCGCTGGTTGTCTGACCGCATTCTGAAGCTGCGCACCAGCAAGAGCTATCAGCCGACACTGCATATCGACGTGTACGGCACCATCGGTCTGATTTTCGATATGGATCCGGTGCGTTGCGCCGAGTACATCGCCAGCCTTGAGAAAGAAGCCCAGGGTCTGCCGCTGTACATTGAAGGCCCTGTTGATGCCGGTAACAAACCGGATCAGATCCTCATGCTGACCGCCATTACCAACGAGCTGACCCGTCTGGGTTCCGGTGTGAAGATCGTCGCCGACGAATGGTGTAATACCTACCAGGATATCGTTGATTTCACCGACGCGGGCAGTTGCCACATGGTGCAGATCAAAACGCCGGATCTCGGGGGAATTCATAACATCGTTGACGCCGTGCTGTATTGCAATAAACACGGAATGGAAGCCTATCAAGGCGGTACCTGTAACGAAACCGAGATCAGTGCTCGCACCTGTGTTCACGTGGCACTGGCCGCGCGTCCAATGCGCATGTTGATAAAGCCAGGTATGGGCTTTGATGAAGGTCTCAATATTGTGTTCAACGAAATGAACCGCACTATTGCGCTCCTGCAGACAAAGGATTGA
- a CDS encoding dicarboxylate/amino acid:cation symporter codes for MKKISLTKMIILGLILGMITGVVINNMASADTAKSYAGDISIFTTIFLRMVKMIIAPLVISTLVVGIAKMGDAKTLGRIFSKTFFLFICASLLSIALGLVIVNIFQPGAGINFVPHDVGALSAVKSEPFTLKVFISHAVPTSIVDAMARNEILQIVVFSIFLGCSLAAIGEKAEPIVKVLDSLVHVMLKLTGYVMLFAPLTVFAAISGLIAERGLGVMVSAGIFMGEFYLTLGMLWAILIGLSTMLVGPCIGRLTKMILEPALLAFTTSSSEAAFPGTLNKLETFGVSSKIASFVLPIGYSFNLVGSMAYCSFATVFIAQACNIELSMGEQITMLLILMLTSKGMAGVPRASMVVIAATLNQFNIPEAGLILLMGVDPFLDMGRSATNVMSNAMGAAIVGRWEGEHFGEGCRGAAPTKTPGTERPAVTEATV; via the coding sequence ATGAAGAAAATTAGTTTAACAAAAATGATCATACTAGGCCTGATATTAGGCATGATTACGGGTGTGGTCATTAATAATATGGCATCGGCAGATACAGCAAAATCGTATGCAGGAGATATTTCCATTTTCACCACCATATTCTTACGTATGGTGAAAATGATTATCGCGCCATTGGTAATATCTACCCTGGTTGTTGGTATTGCCAAAATGGGCGATGCTAAAACCCTGGGTCGTATATTCTCGAAAACGTTCTTCCTCTTTATTTGCGCCTCTCTGCTGTCCATTGCTCTGGGTCTGGTGATTGTTAATATCTTCCAACCGGGTGCGGGTATTAACTTTGTGCCTCACGATGTCGGCGCGTTGTCAGCTGTTAAATCTGAACCGTTCACGCTGAAAGTCTTTATTTCACACGCCGTGCCAACCAGTATTGTCGATGCGATGGCGCGCAATGAAATTCTGCAAATTGTGGTGTTCTCTATTTTCCTCGGCTGCAGCCTGGCGGCAATTGGGGAAAAAGCCGAACCTATCGTGAAAGTGCTCGATTCTCTGGTACACGTGATGCTGAAGCTGACGGGCTATGTGATGCTGTTTGCACCACTGACCGTTTTCGCTGCTATCTCTGGTCTTATCGCCGAACGTGGTTTGGGTGTGATGGTCAGCGCAGGGATCTTCATGGGTGAGTTCTACCTGACTCTGGGGATGCTCTGGGCCATTCTGATTGGCCTCTCCACCATGCTCGTCGGGCCGTGTATTGGTCGTCTGACCAAAATGATCCTCGAACCTGCCCTTCTGGCTTTCACCACCTCCAGCTCCGAAGCGGCATTCCCTGGCACGCTGAATAAACTGGAGACGTTTGGCGTTTCCTCAAAGATTGCCAGTTTCGTGCTGCCAATCGGCTACTCCTTTAACCTCGTCGGCTCAATGGCTTACTGCTCTTTCGCCACGGTATTCATTGCGCAGGCTTGCAACATTGAACTGAGCATGGGCGAGCAGATCACCATGCTGTTGATCCTGATGTTGACCTCTAAAGGCATGGCCGGTGTACCCCGTGCGTCAATGGTGGTTATCGCCGCCACGCTCAACCAGTTCAATATTCCAGAAGCAGGATTGATTCTGTTGATGGGTGTCGATCCGTTCCTCGACATGGGCCGTTCAGCAACCAACGTGATGAGTAACGCGATGGGTGCAGCCATTGTTGGCCGTTGGGAAGGTGAACACTTCGGTGAAGGTTGCCGTGGTGCCGCTCCGACCAAAACCCCTGGCACCGAACGCCCGGCAGTAACTGAAGCGACCGTTTAA
- a CDS encoding acyclic terpene utilization AtuA family protein yields MARTFKILSPTAILGYGFPEESFRKAMEESPDLIAVDAGSSDPGPHYLGAGKPFTDRAGVKRDLRYMITAGVKNNIPVVIGTAGGSGAAPHLEWCRQIILEIAQEENLSFSMALIPSDVDKATVHQALDNGAITALDFVPELTHEAIEESTYIVAQMGIEPFQRALEAGAQVVLGGRAYDPACFAALPIMKGFDEGLALHCGKILECAAIAATPGSGSDCAMGIIDEHGFTLKTFNPKRKFTETSAAAHTLYEKSDPYFLPGPGGVLNLKGCSFKAVNDGEVYVSGSRHEETPYALKLEGARQVGFRCLTIAGTRDPIMIAGIDTILEEVKASVASNLSLNDDSIRITFHLYGKNGVMGIHEPMQTAGHELGILLDVVAPTQDIANSVCSLVRSTLLHYGYENRIATAGNLAFPFSPSDIQAGPVYEFSIYHLIEANDDLRFDFSIEQVTPEGVQA; encoded by the coding sequence ATGGCACGCACATTTAAGATCTTGTCACCGACGGCTATCCTGGGTTATGGCTTCCCGGAAGAGAGTTTTCGTAAAGCCATGGAAGAGTCACCGGATCTGATTGCTGTTGACGCGGGTTCCTCCGATCCTGGTCCCCACTACCTCGGGGCAGGTAAACCCTTTACCGATCGGGCGGGCGTCAAACGCGATCTGCGCTATATGATCACCGCGGGTGTTAAAAACAACATTCCGGTCGTCATTGGTACTGCCGGAGGTTCAGGTGCTGCACCGCACCTGGAATGGTGTCGCCAGATAATCCTCGAGATTGCGCAGGAAGAGAATTTAAGTTTCTCCATGGCGTTGATCCCGTCAGATGTCGACAAAGCCACGGTTCATCAGGCACTGGATAACGGCGCGATCACCGCACTGGATTTTGTCCCTGAACTGACCCACGAAGCGATTGAAGAGAGTACTTACATCGTCGCGCAAATGGGCATCGAACCTTTCCAGCGTGCGCTGGAAGCCGGTGCGCAGGTGGTGTTAGGAGGACGTGCTTACGATCCAGCCTGTTTCGCCGCGCTGCCGATCATGAAAGGCTTTGATGAAGGGCTGGCGCTGCACTGCGGGAAGATCCTCGAATGTGCGGCCATTGCCGCGACGCCAGGTTCTGGTTCGGACTGCGCCATGGGCATCATTGATGAACACGGCTTTACGCTGAAGACATTCAATCCTAAGCGCAAATTTACCGAAACATCCGCTGCGGCACACACGCTGTATGAGAAGTCCGATCCGTACTTCCTGCCAGGACCGGGCGGCGTGCTGAATCTGAAAGGCTGTAGCTTCAAGGCCGTTAACGACGGAGAGGTTTACGTCAGCGGTTCACGCCACGAAGAAACGCCTTATGCGCTGAAACTGGAAGGGGCGCGTCAGGTCGGTTTCCGTTGCCTGACCATTGCCGGGACACGCGATCCGATCATGATCGCCGGCATTGATACCATTCTTGAAGAGGTCAAAGCCAGCGTAGCGAGCAACCTCTCGCTCAATGACGACAGTATCCGCATCACTTTCCATCTGTATGGCAAAAACGGCGTCATGGGTATCCATGAACCGATGCAAACAGCCGGACATGAACTGGGGATCTTGTTGGACGTGGTCGCTCCGACGCAGGATATCGCCAACAGCGTCTGTTCGCTGGTGCGCTCAACCCTGCTGCACTACGGCTATGAAAACCGAATTGCGACCGCCGGTAACCTCGCGTTCCCGTTCTCGCCATCCGACATTCAGGCAGGGCCAGTGTATGAGTTCTCTATCTATCACCTGATAGAGGCAAACGACGACCTACGTTTTGATTTCTCCATTGAACAGGTGACGCCAGAAGGAGTTCAGGCATGA
- a CDS encoding methylaspartate mutase subunit E, translated as MELRNKKLTHDEFMTERHQVLQTWHTGKDVENFEDGVKYQQTIPENKRFSHALLKADQEGKTLSQPRAGVALMDEHIELLKTLQEECDLLPSTIDAYTRLNRYEEAAVGIQKSIEAGTSKLNGLPVVNHGVAACRRLTETLEKPIQIRHGTPDARLLAEISMASGFTSYEGGGISYNIPYAKRVTLEKSIRDWQYCDRLMGLYEENGIRINREPFGPLTGTLIPPFMSHSVAIIEGLLALEQGVKSITVGYGQVGCLTQDIAAIKSLRELSHEYFYNYGFDDYELSTVFHQWMGGFPEDESKAFGIISWGAAVAGMAGATKVITKSPHEAFGIPTAAANAQGLKASRQMLNMVSDQKFPACPAVDQEVSLIKSEVRAVLKKVFELGNGDIARGTVLAFEAGVLDVPFAPASCNAGKILPVRDNAGAIRILDAGAVPLPDDILALHRDYVAERAQFEGRKPSFQMVIDDINAVSHSKLIGRP; from the coding sequence ATGGAACTCCGTAATAAAAAGTTAACCCATGATGAATTCATGACCGAACGGCATCAGGTCCTCCAGACCTGGCATACCGGTAAAGACGTTGAGAACTTTGAAGATGGCGTGAAGTACCAGCAAACCATTCCGGAGAATAAACGCTTTTCTCATGCCCTGCTGAAGGCCGATCAGGAAGGTAAAACCCTGAGCCAGCCGCGTGCGGGCGTGGCCTTAATGGATGAGCACATCGAACTGCTCAAAACGTTGCAGGAAGAGTGTGACCTTCTACCTTCCACCATTGATGCCTATACCCGTCTTAACCGCTACGAAGAAGCGGCGGTCGGGATTCAGAAATCCATTGAAGCCGGGACATCCAAGTTAAACGGCCTGCCCGTTGTCAACCACGGTGTGGCTGCCTGCCGTCGTTTGACCGAAACGCTGGAAAAACCCATACAGATTCGCCACGGAACGCCGGATGCGCGCCTGCTGGCTGAAATCTCGATGGCCAGTGGATTTACCAGCTACGAAGGTGGCGGCATCTCTTACAACATCCCTTACGCCAAGCGCGTCACGCTGGAAAAATCCATCCGTGACTGGCAGTACTGCGACCGTTTGATGGGTCTGTATGAAGAAAATGGCATTCGCATTAACCGCGAACCGTTCGGCCCGCTGACCGGCACGCTGATCCCGCCTTTCATGTCGCATTCCGTGGCGATCATTGAAGGTTTGCTGGCGCTGGAACAGGGCGTGAAATCCATTACCGTTGGCTACGGCCAGGTGGGCTGCCTGACCCAGGATATCGCTGCAATTAAGTCGCTGCGCGAACTGTCCCATGAGTATTTCTATAACTACGGCTTCGATGATTACGAGCTGAGCACCGTATTCCACCAGTGGATGGGCGGCTTCCCGGAAGATGAATCCAAAGCCTTCGGCATTATCTCCTGGGGTGCAGCAGTGGCGGGTATGGCCGGTGCCACTAAGGTGATCACCAAGAGTCCACACGAAGCCTTCGGTATCCCAACGGCTGCGGCTAACGCCCAGGGTCTGAAAGCCTCACGCCAGATGCTCAACATGGTCAGCGACCAGAAATTCCCAGCGTGCCCAGCCGTCGATCAGGAAGTGTCCCTGATTAAGAGCGAAGTGCGTGCCGTGCTGAAGAAGGTCTTCGAGCTGGGCAATGGCGATATCGCACGCGGAACAGTACTGGCGTTTGAAGCTGGCGTGCTGGATGTACCTTTCGCCCCAGCCTCTTGTAACGCAGGCAAAATTTTACCGGTGCGCGATAACGCGGGCGCCATTCGTATTCTTGATGCTGGAGCGGTTCCGCTGCCGGATGACATTCTGGCCCTGCACCGTGACTACGTCGCGGAGCGTGCGCAATTCGAAGGCCGTAAACCTTCATTCCAGATGGTTATTGATGACATCAACGCTGTATCCCACAGTAAATTAATAGGAAGACCATGA
- a CDS encoding class I fumarate hydratase, translating into MSKPFAWQDPFFQSKDSTEYALLSDQHITVTELDGEEVIKVAPEALTLLAQHAFYEASFFLRATHLKQVASILHDPQASDNDKYVALQLLRNAEVSAKGVLPNCQDTGTATIVASKGQHIWTGCDDAEALSKGIYTTFQENNLRYSQNAPLDMYTEVNTQTNLPAQIDISATPGNEYRFLFVNKGGGSANKAALFQETKSLLQPEKLTAYLIEKMKSLGTAACPPYHIAFVVGGLSADQALKVAKLASTKYYDNLPTEGNELGQAFRDTALETALLNASREFGIGAQFGGKYFAHDIRVIRLPRHGGSCPIAMALSCSADRNIKGKINKQGIWLEKLEHNPGKFIPDSQRTENSAQTVQLDLNRPLKTILDDLSALPIGTRVSLNGPIVVARDIAHAEIKARLDKGEPMPDYMKNHIVYYAGPAKTPDNQACGSLGPTTGGRMDGYVDQFQAAGGSLIMLSKGNRSQQVTDACHKHGGFNLGSIGGAAALLAQQYVKSLRCLEYPELGMEAVWMMEVKNLPAFVLVDDKGNNFFQQFENKQSCASCPAKH; encoded by the coding sequence ATGTCTAAACCATTTGCCTGGCAGGATCCGTTTTTTCAAAGCAAAGATAGTACGGAATACGCATTGCTCAGCGACCAACACATTACCGTGACAGAACTGGACGGTGAAGAGGTCATCAAAGTTGCCCCTGAGGCCTTAACGTTACTGGCTCAGCATGCTTTTTATGAAGCGTCGTTTTTCCTGCGTGCTACGCATCTCAAACAAGTTGCCAGCATCCTGCACGACCCACAGGCCAGTGATAATGACAAATACGTTGCGCTACAACTGTTACGCAACGCGGAAGTGTCGGCAAAAGGCGTGCTGCCCAATTGCCAGGATACCGGGACGGCAACCATTGTGGCGTCTAAAGGTCAGCACATCTGGACGGGATGCGATGATGCCGAAGCCTTAAGTAAGGGCATCTACACCACTTTCCAGGAAAATAATCTCCGTTACTCGCAGAATGCGCCGTTGGACATGTACACCGAGGTGAACACGCAGACCAACCTGCCGGCACAAATTGATATCAGCGCGACGCCGGGCAACGAATATCGCTTCCTGTTCGTCAACAAAGGGGGCGGCTCCGCCAACAAAGCGGCCTTGTTCCAGGAAACCAAATCGCTTCTTCAGCCTGAAAAGCTAACCGCTTACCTGATTGAAAAAATGAAGTCGCTGGGTACTGCTGCCTGCCCTCCTTACCATATCGCGTTTGTGGTGGGTGGACTGTCGGCCGATCAGGCGCTGAAAGTCGCTAAACTGGCGTCGACAAAATATTATGACAACCTGCCAACCGAGGGTAACGAACTGGGCCAGGCATTCCGCGACACGGCACTTGAAACCGCGTTACTTAATGCCAGCCGCGAATTTGGTATCGGCGCACAGTTTGGTGGCAAATACTTCGCCCATGATATCCGAGTGATCCGCCTGCCACGCCATGGCGGCTCGTGCCCGATAGCGATGGCCCTCTCCTGCTCTGCTGACCGCAACATTAAAGGCAAGATTAATAAACAGGGTATCTGGCTGGAAAAACTCGAACACAATCCGGGTAAATTTATCCCCGATTCTCAGCGTACAGAGAATAGCGCCCAGACGGTTCAACTCGACCTTAATCGCCCACTGAAGACGATCCTGGACGACCTGTCAGCGCTGCCTATCGGCACACGCGTATCGTTAAATGGCCCTATCGTGGTCGCCCGCGACATTGCCCATGCAGAAATCAAAGCCCGGCTCGATAAGGGTGAGCCGATGCCGGACTACATGAAAAACCATATCGTCTATTACGCAGGCCCGGCCAAAACTCCTGACAACCAGGCGTGCGGTTCACTCGGGCCAACCACTGGCGGACGCATGGACGGTTATGTTGACCAGTTCCAGGCAGCAGGTGGCAGCTTGATCATGCTCTCAAAAGGAAATCGGAGTCAGCAAGTGACCGATGCCTGCCACAAACACGGTGGATTTAATCTTGGGAGTATCGGCGGCGCTGCGGCATTACTGGCACAGCAATATGTGAAAAGCTTGCGCTGCCTCGAGTACCCTGAACTGGGCATGGAAGCGGTCTGGATGATGGAAGTGAAAAACTTGCCGGCTTTTGTTCTGGTCGACGATAAAGGCAATAACTTCTTCCAACAGTTTGAGAATAAGCAAAGCTGCGCATCTTGCCCTGCGAAGCATTAA
- the cobO gene encoding cob(I)yrinic acid a,c-diamide adenosyltransferase: METRTNTERHRQRQQKIKERVDSRVAAATERKGIVLVFTGNGKGKSTAAFGTVTRAIGHGKTVGVAQFIKGQWDNGEYNTLHQHNVEFHIMGTGFTWETQNREEDIQAAHAVWQESKRMLADARYDLVVLDELTYMLAYHYLDIQEVIASIVNRPSHQSVVVTGRGCHSQLLDIADTVSEIRPVKHAFDSGIQAQSGIDW, translated from the coding sequence ATGGAAACGCGTACCAATACTGAGCGCCATCGTCAGCGGCAGCAAAAGATAAAAGAGCGGGTCGACAGTCGCGTGGCGGCGGCAACCGAAAGGAAAGGTATCGTGCTCGTCTTTACCGGGAACGGTAAAGGCAAATCGACCGCAGCCTTTGGGACCGTGACTCGTGCTATCGGCCATGGCAAAACCGTCGGGGTCGCGCAATTCATTAAAGGCCAGTGGGATAATGGCGAATACAACACGCTGCACCAGCACAATGTTGAATTCCACATTATGGGCACCGGTTTTACCTGGGAGACGCAAAACAGAGAAGAGGATATACAGGCCGCTCATGCGGTCTGGCAGGAAAGTAAGCGCATGCTCGCGGATGCGCGCTACGACCTGGTTGTTCTCGACGAACTCACTTATATGCTGGCGTATCACTATCTGGATATTCAGGAGGTGATTGCATCAATAGTGAATCGTCCCTCTCATCAAAGTGTGGTAGTGACCGGGCGCGGTTGTCACAGTCAGTTGCTTGATATTGCAGACACCGTGAGTGAAATCCGGCCGGTAAAACATGCGTTTGATAGCGGGATTCAGGCTCAATCTGGTATTGACTGGTAA
- a CDS encoding DUF4387 domain-containing protein: MKQSICSLAQVIRSKNAGPYELVLDILFKTREDYQRVKASEQLTPQLIAGLYHVEPEIIHRIVWFDPANAVKIVMPRDIISGSVGDNDVYGAQQHAPLLSIELDL, from the coding sequence ATGAAACAGTCCATTTGCTCATTGGCGCAGGTCATTCGTTCCAAAAACGCCGGACCGTACGAACTGGTATTAGATATTTTATTTAAAACCCGGGAAGACTATCAGCGAGTAAAAGCATCTGAGCAATTAACACCACAGCTTATTGCCGGTTTATATCACGTCGAGCCTGAAATTATTCACCGCATTGTCTGGTTTGATCCCGCTAACGCGGTAAAGATTGTCATGCCACGCGATATTATTTCAGGAAGCGTAGGTGACAATGATGTTTATGGTGCTCAGCAACATGCACCTTTATTAAGTATTGAGTTAGACCTGTAG